A single genomic interval of Bos indicus isolate NIAB-ARS_2022 breed Sahiwal x Tharparkar chromosome 5, NIAB-ARS_B.indTharparkar_mat_pri_1.0, whole genome shotgun sequence harbors:
- the ARHGDIB gene encoding rho GDP-dissociation inhibitor 2 isoform X2 encodes MTEKAPEPHVEEDDDELDGKLNYKPPPQKSLKELQEMDKDDESLTKYKKTLLGDGPVVADPTAPNVTVTRLTLVCESAPGPITMDLTGDLEALKKETFVLKEGVEYRVKINFKVNKDIVSGLKYVQHTYRTGVKVDKATFMVGSYGPRPEEYEFLTPIEEAPKGMLARGTYHNKSFFTDDDKHDHLTWEWNLSIKKDWTE; translated from the exons ATGACTGAAAAGGCCCCAGAACCACACGTGGAAGAGGATGACGATGAGCTGGATGGCAAGCTCAACTACAAGCCCCCCCCACAGAAGTCCctgaaggagctgcaggagatggacAAAGATGATGAAAGTCTAACTAAGTACAAGAAAACGCTCCTGGGGGACGGTCCTGTGGTAGCAG ACCCAACAGCCCCCAATGTCACTGTCACCCGCCTGACCCTTGTTTGTGAAAGTGCCCCAGGACCAATCACCATGGACCTCACTG GGGATCTGGAAGCCCTTAAAAAAGAAACCTTTGTCCTAAAGGAAGGTGTTGAATATAGAGTCAAAATTAACTTCAAA GTGAACAAGGATATTGTGTCAGGACTGAAGTATGTTCAACACACCTACCGGACCGGGGTGAAAG tgGATAAAGCAACGTTCATGGTGGGCAGCTACGGGCCTCGGCCAGAGGAATATGAGTTTCTGACTCCAATTGAGGAGGCCCCCAAGGGCATGCTGGCCCGAGGCACTTACCACAACAAGTCCTTCTTCACCGATGATGATAAGCATGACCACCTCACCTGGGAGTGGAACCTGTCCATTAAGAAGGACTGGACAGAATGA
- the ARHGDIB gene encoding rho GDP-dissociation inhibitor 2 isoform X1 — protein MIKMTEKAPEPHVEEDDDELDGKLNYKPPPQKSLKELQEMDKDDESLTKYKKTLLGDGPVVADPTAPNVTVTRLTLVCESAPGPITMDLTGDLEALKKETFVLKEGVEYRVKINFKVNKDIVSGLKYVQHTYRTGVKVDKATFMVGSYGPRPEEYEFLTPIEEAPKGMLARGTYHNKSFFTDDDKHDHLTWEWNLSIKKDWTE, from the exons ATCAAAATGACTGAAAAGGCCCCAGAACCACACGTGGAAGAGGATGACGATGAGCTGGATGGCAAGCTCAACTACAAGCCCCCCCCACAGAAGTCCctgaaggagctgcaggagatggacAAAGATGATGAAAGTCTAACTAAGTACAAGAAAACGCTCCTGGGGGACGGTCCTGTGGTAGCAG ACCCAACAGCCCCCAATGTCACTGTCACCCGCCTGACCCTTGTTTGTGAAAGTGCCCCAGGACCAATCACCATGGACCTCACTG GGGATCTGGAAGCCCTTAAAAAAGAAACCTTTGTCCTAAAGGAAGGTGTTGAATATAGAGTCAAAATTAACTTCAAA GTGAACAAGGATATTGTGTCAGGACTGAAGTATGTTCAACACACCTACCGGACCGGGGTGAAAG tgGATAAAGCAACGTTCATGGTGGGCAGCTACGGGCCTCGGCCAGAGGAATATGAGTTTCTGACTCCAATTGAGGAGGCCCCCAAGGGCATGCTGGCCCGAGGCACTTACCACAACAAGTCCTTCTTCACCGATGATGATAAGCATGACCACCTCACCTGGGAGTGGAACCTGTCCATTAAGAAGGACTGGACAGAATGA
- the ERP27 gene encoding endoplasmic reticulum resident protein 27: protein MPQSINCRVGCPESEAPNTKTRAWSESRKMEAMPSRCLFLLFLSTCKLSLEVVAEVQESSDGPGAQEPMRLTDVQAAMEFIAAAEVAVIGFFQDSEVPAVSLIHSVVQNFQDVSFGISTASEVLAYYNITGNTISLFRLVDNKQLDLKGEDFESMDATKLSRFIESNNLRLVTEYNAITAIGLFNSMIPIHLLLIMNKASSEFEENLHRFQEAAKLFQGRILFILVDSGVKQNEKAISFFKLKMAELPALAIYQTLDDKWDTLPITEVLVEQVQNFCDGFLKGKGLRQNHEAKEKTSKVEL, encoded by the exons ATGCCACAATCCATTAACTGCAGAGTGGGCTGCCCTGAGTCAGAGGCTCCAAACACCAAGACCAGGGCGTGGAGCGAGAGCAGGAAAATGGAAGCCATGCCGTCCAGATGCCTGTTTCTGTTATTTCTCTCCACATGCAAACTGTCCCTGGAAGTTGTTGCAGAAGTTCAGGAATCATCAG ATGGTCCTGGTGCCCAGGAACCCATGCGGCTCACAGATGTCCAAGCTGCCATGgaattcattgctgctgctgagGTGGCTGTCATAGGCTTCTTCCAG GATTCAGAAGTACCGGCAGTGTCCCTAATCCACAGTGTGGTGCAAAATTTCCAAGACGTGTCTTTTGGGATCAGCACTGCCTCCGAGGTTCTGGCTTACTACAACATCACTGGGAACACCATTTCCCTCTTCCGTCTG GTAGATAACAAACAACTGGATTTAAAGGGTGAAGACTTTGAAAGCATGGATGCCACCAAGTTAAGCCGTTTCATTGAGAGCAACAACCTCCGCTTGGTTACAGAGTACAACGCTATA ACTGCAATTGGCCTATTCAATAGTATGATTCCGATTCATCTTCTACTGATTATGAACAAGGCCTCCTCGGAGTTTGAAGAAAACTTGCACAGATTTCAGGAGGCAGCTAAGCTCTTCCAGGGGAGG ATTCTTTTTATTCTAGTGGACAGTGGagtgaagcaaaatgaaaaggcgaTATCATTTTTCAAACTAAAGATGGCTGAACTGCCTGCTTTAGCAATTTACCAGACTCTGGATGATAAGTGGGATACATTGCCTATAACAGAAGTCTTAGTAGAGCAAGTGCAAAATTTTTGTGATGGATTCCTGAAAGGGAAGGGATTG AGACAAAATCATGAAGCAAAAGAGAAGACGTCAAAGGTGGAACTCTGA